In Paraburkholderia youngii, the genomic stretch CGCTGCCGGTCGGCCGCGGCGTCAGCGTGCCGCCGCATACCGAGGTGGCCGGTGCGCCGTCATGGCTTTCGATGATCTGCGCGCTGGTCGCGGACGGCACGCTGTTCACGTCGCTGGTCTTCGGCACGTTCTATCTGTGGATCGCCGCGCCGAACTGGCCGGCTGCGGTCGCGCCGCATCCGAACCGTCTGCTCGCGCTCGTCGCGGCCGTCGCGCTCGCGGTGGCCGCAGCCGCCACGCGTGGCTCGTTGCGCGCGGCCGCCGCCGAGCGCAAACCGCACGGCACGATCGGGCTCTGCGCGATCGCGCTGATCATTGCGCTGGTCGCCTGCGTGATGCTGATCGACGGCGTGACACCGAATCCGCGCGAGCATGCGCTCGGCGCGACGGCGGCGGCGCTGCTCACGTATATCGCGGTTCACGCGGGCGTCGGGCTGCTGTTCCTGATCAGCAACGTGCTGCGTGTCGGCGCGGGCTTCGTTTCCGCGCGACGCCTGACCGATCTGCGCCTTACGCGCTTGTGGATCGATTACACGCTGGCGACGGGCGTCATCGCGCTCGGACTCGTGCTCGCGTTGCCGAGCCTCGTCGCCATGCTGGGAGCGAGACCATGAGCGCGCGTCCGCTTTCGCCGCGTCGGTTGTGGTGGCTCGCCGTCGGCTTCACGATCTGGTGTCTCGCGTTCGTGATCCTGTATGCGCTGCATGCAATTGGCTGCGCGTTCGCGTGGCCGGCCGGCCCGCTGCGCGCGAGTCTCGCGATCATTCTGCTGCTGCATTTGGTCGCAATCGGCTGGCTATGGCGCTATCGCGCCGCGACCCGCGACCCTGGGCCCGAACGTATCAGCTCGTTCGTGCATACCGTCGTCGTCTGGACCCTGATCGCGGCGCTGGTCGCGACCGTGATCACGTTCGGGCCCGCGCTGCTGCTCACCACCTGCGTCTGAACGTGCACTGAGCGCGAGGGCGGCCGCCGCACCCCGGCATGGACAAGCACCGACGCAGCCCGCTCGTGCTACTGTTTGGCGGCAAGACCTGGGACTCGTTGACGCTCGGCGAACTGAAGGTGCCGCGCATCCGCTACCATTCCGAGCGCTACGGTTTCGTCGCTTTTCCTCATGCTCGAAGGTTGAATCGATATGCCCTACTTCTTTGGAATTGGTCTTCACGTTTTCATTGCGATCTTCTTCGCCATCCACGCGATGCGCAATAACCAGGGCATCTACTGGCTATTCATTCTGTTTGCCTTTCCGCTCCTCGGCAGCGTCGTGTACTTCTTCGCGATCTATCTGCCGGGTCTGCGCCATACGCGCGGCGCGCGAGTGGCCACGCAGGCGATCACGCAATTCGTCGATCCGAATCGCGCGCTGCGTGAAGCGCGCGCCGCTTTCGAGCGCGCGCCGACCGTGCAGCATCGGATGCGGCTCGGCGAGGCCTTGCTCGCGGCCGGCAATCCGCGCGAAGCACTCGAACATTTCCAGGCCGCGGCGAATGGTCCCTTTGCAAACGATCCCGCGCTACTGCTAGGTCTTGCGCGCTCACAGTTCGCGCTCGGCAACTACACGGCCGCCGATACGACGTTGGCAAATCTGTTCTCGGTCAATCCGCACGCGCGCAATCAGGGCGAGCCGGCGCTGCTGTACGCGCGCACGCTGGCCGCGCTGAGCGCGCCCGGTGCGCGCGCCGCATTCGAACACTCGCTGACCTGCGCAACCGACGTCGCGGCGCGCTGCCTGTTCGCCGACTGGCTCGCCGCGCAACCGGAAGACGCGGACCGCCGCCGCGCCGGTGCCCTCTACGCGGAAATCGTGCAGGACGCCAAACATTGGCCGCGTCACGCGCGCGAACACAATCGCGAGTGGCTGCAGCGGGCGCAGGCCGCGTTGGCGGCCGGTGCGGCTCGAACCTGAGCATGCCGAGGAGAACATCGATGCGACGCGCAACCCGGTGTTTCGCTTTGGCGCTGTATGCCGCAATGGCAGCGATGGCTTTCGGTAGCGGCGGCGCCTCGACTTCCGCGCAGGCCGCTGGCACGGAGAGGCCGTTCAAATGGCCCGCCTCGTTCGTCGTGCTCGGCGATGGCTATCCGCACTCGGGCGATGTCTGCCGGCGGCTCGGCGAGTCGGCCGCGACCGCGAACTATCTGGACCATATGGCGATGCTGGTCGGTTGCCCAGGTCCTCGCGACAGCGCCGCCGTGCGTGCGATCGTCGAGCACCAGCGGCGCGCGCGCGTGGTCGGCGAAGCGGATGGCGTGACGCTGATTTCCATTTCGACGGAAGGCGCTCAGACTAGTTCGCAGAATGGTCACGCGCCCGGAAACGAATCGCCGATCAGCGCGAGCGGCACACTGCCATGCGAGCGGGGCAACGGACAGACCAGAACGATGTGCAAGTTCGGCGTCGTGCATCACAGCGATCGATCGACAACGGTCGTGGTGTATTGGCCGGACGGCACGACGCGAGCGATTTTCTTCGCCGTCAACGGCCGTGTGATGGGCACCGCTGCGTCCGTGAACGATCAGCCGACGCCCGGCGACACGCTGACGCGCAAACACGCCGGCATCAATCTGATTTCGGTCGGCAACGAACGCTATGAAATCGAGGACACGATTCTGTCCGGTGGTTGAATTGCGTTGAAGTACATCGGCGCAAGCCATGTGCGGTTGAAGCTCTGATTCGCCGCGCGTCACTTTCATTTCTATTCCCCTCGCTTCACGGCGTCGCGCTGATTCGCCACGGCGCTCGCAATCACGTCATCGCGGCAGCATGCCGTGGGTGTCGCACCGGCCAAAATATTAGTAATAATTCCGTAAAGCCCCGCATGTATGCGGAATGCGTACTCCACATCCAGCTTTGACTCCTTCATTCTCCTAAGGCCCGCATGCGGGATTACCCCATGCCGGCAAATCGATATTGTTGACTAATATTATTACCTGCCGGCGTTAGCCGCCAGCCCCAGCGGCCGTCTTGCGGAGCAACCAACAATAGGTATTTCCAATCGATCAGCGGTTCAACAGGAGGAGGTCATGATGTCCAGAAGAATAAGATTAGTGGCGGTCTGGCTGGCGATGGTCGTCGGACTCGCCGCGTGTAATGGCGACAATAGCGGCGTATCGACATCGCCGGTGGCGAACGCGGCCACCTCGAACGCCGCGGTATCCAGCAACGCATCGCAATCGAATTCGAACGCATCGGCGAACAACAACTCGACGACTCCGCCGCTGCCCTGCGACGCCGCCGCAACCGCCAACACGCCCTGCTCCGCCGCGCACAGCGTGACCCGGCTGCTGACGAAGAACTACACGGGCCCGCTGTTCCAGATTCAACGCGCGTCCGACAACACGACGCTCGACGTCTATCCGTACACCAACAGCACGCTGAAGGGCGGCGACCGCTCGCTGGTCGGCTCGGCGAATGTGCAGAGCGCGCAATCCTTCTGCGACAACACGACCTGTTCGGTTACCTACATCTACGACCAGATCGATCTGGTCGCGCCGCTGAAGAACGGCGCGTTCGGTAATGTCCCCGCGACGCTGACGCTGAACCAGGACGGCACCGAATCGCTAAGCGTCAAGAACGGCAGCAAAACGACCACGGTTCCGGTGCTCAACGGCTTCGCGACGATCACGCTGCCCGGCACCTCCGGCACCCTGACCGTGCAGCTGCTTCAGCCGCCGACCGCGTTGACCGCACAGACGCCGACGCAGCAACTGACGATCGGCAACGACTTGCCAGCGCTGCCCGGCACACCGGCCAAGCTCGGATTCGTCACGACGAACGGTGTCCAGATTGCGGCTCTCGGCACGCTCGCCGGGCAGGCCTACCGCAAACGCTTCGGGACGGTGAACCAGTCGATCGGCGATAGCGAAATCGCCGAGTACATGGTCGCTGGCGCGCACTACAGCCAATCGTCGACCTGCTGCGGCACCTACGGCAACATGGAAAGCAGCGCGAATCCGAGCACCTATGCGCACGGCGAAATCGAAGGCGAAATGTTCGCGCTCGCGTTCTCGAACGGCAACGCGGCCGTATTCGGCTATTGCGACGGCGACTCGATTCAGCCGTCGAACGTGAAGGACCCGGTGTGCAATGCACTCGATACGAACTGGCCGGGTGTGGATGCCGAAGCCGGCGTCTATCTGTACGGCCCGCAGCAGCCGGCGGAAGAGAAGTTCGTCACGGTGCTGTCGAAGTACTCGCCGGTCAACGCGCTGAATCTATTCGCGGTCAAAGGCGGTTCCGCTTCGCAAAGCGTGTTGACAGCGCTGTACGATCAGGCGCCGCCTGAAGCGCTGATCTTCGGCAACGATGCCGGTCACGCATTCAACGGCCAATGGCAAGGCGGTCTGTCGCTCGGCGAAGGCGGCGACGGCAGCGCCGCGCCGATCCAGTTCTTCGAAGGCGCGATCATCACCAAGGCGACGTCCGATACGACCGACAACGCGATCCAGTCGAGCATCGCAAGCTTCTACGGACCGCCGGCCGACGCGGCCGCGTCGGCCTGCTACGCGAACAACCTGATCAATTCGCCGCGTAGTCTCGCGACGCCGGATGCGTGGTTCCAGTCGAACGGCGGCACTGCCGTGCCCGCCACCGACATCTCCGGCGTCAATCTTGGCGCCGCGACGGTCACGAGCACGAATGGTTCGTCCGTGTCGAACATCCACGAAGTGATCCGGGTACAGGGCGGCCAGTCGTACACGTTCACCGACTATGTGCTCGCCACCACCAACGCAACAGTATTCCCCGGCGGCTCGATCCAGACCGACGACCCGAGCGGCACCGAGTTCGGCTGGGTGCTGAACACGAACACCGGCGCGATCGTGCGCGGCACGTGGGGCGCGGGACAAGCGACGGCGCTGAGCGCGGTGAAAGCCGGCAACTGGTGGAAAGTGACGATGACGCTGACCGCACCGGCGGGATCGAACAACGCGCAGGTGTTCATCGATCCGCCGACGTCGAACAGTGCAGGCGTGCGTTCGCAGCAGGCCGCGTATTTGAGCGCGACACATTACTGCCCGAGCCTCGCGATTCTGAGCGGCACGAAGTCGTAATCACGATCAGCGCCACGCAGTTATCGATGATTCGTTGACGCGTCACGCGATCGAAGGCACACTCGCTCACTATGCAAGCCCTCACGACCCACTCGATCGCAAAGCATCATCATGCGCATACCCGCGTGGGACTGCCTGTGGGGACTCGCATACGCATACGCCGCTAGACATCGTTCGCAGCGGCATGCGCCAGAAAGCCCCGCCGGCAACGACGGGGCTTTTTGTTTTCCACGACCTTATCCGCTCATCGAACGAAGGATTGCCGCCATGACGCAGGAAGCACAGACGCCAGCCGTTTCGAAGACCTTTGCGACGCCCATCGATCTTTACCGCGCCCTTGCACGTGTGTGGGCCGGCGATACGTCGAGCCCGACCCACGCGTGGTTGTCGACGAATCCGGCGCAGAATCATTGCAGCGTGACGTCTCTGATCGTGCAGGACTGCTTCGGTGGCGAGATTCTGACGACGCGTACGTCCGGCGGCACGCACTTCTACAACCTGATCGACGGCAAGAGATGGGATCTGACCGTCAGCCAGTTTGCCGAGCCGATTCCATTCGACGATACGCGTTCGAGTCGTGAGGCGGCGTTCGCGGATACGTCGCGGGAGAAATATGAACTGCTGAAGTCGAGGCTCGCGGAAAGCCAGCTGAAATAAACACTCAATCGAACACGCGCGGCCGAACGGCATCGATATGCGGTCGGCCACGCCATGTCACCTCAACCAACCACTTCCTGCTTCCCCGGAATGCCTTGCCCGCGCAACGAACACCCGCGCGTTTCAGGCACGAAGACCAGCGCAATCGCACCAACGACGCACGCCGCCATCATGTAGTAAGCGGGCACCAGCGCATTGCCCGTATGCGCGACCAGCCATTCGTTCGCCATCGGCGCCGTGCCGCCGAAAATCGACGTCGACAAGTTATACGCAATCGCCATCCCCGCGTAACGGACCTGGGTCGGGAACATCGCGGGGAACATCGCCGAGATGCTGGCCAATTGCGGCACGTACAAAAGCCCGAGCACCGCAAAGCCGATGAACGCACCGGTCACGCTGAGCTTCATCAGCAGGAACATCGGAATCGCCGCGACGAACAGGCCAACCAGCGAAAACCACCACACGTTCTTGCGTCCGACGCGATCCGAGAACGTGCCCGCAAACGGCAGGAACACCATCATCGCGAGCATGCCGATCAGCGGCACGAGCAGGGACATGTTGTCGCTCATGCCAAGCTGCTTCTGCATGAAGGTCGGCATATAGGCGAGCAGCACGTAGTTGACGACATTCAAAGCAACCACGAGTCCGCCGAGCTGGATCAGCGGTCGCCAATAGTCGCTCAGCAATGCCTTCAGCGTGACGCAGCTATGCTGCTCCTTATGCATCGTTTCTTCGAGCTCGCGAAAGACCGGCGTGTCTTCGAGCTTGGAGCGCAGATAGAATCCGATCAGGCCGAGCGGCGCCGCAATCAGAAACGGCAAACGCCATCCCCATGCATGCATCGCCGTGTTGCCGAGCGCGACCGAGCAGCCGAGCATCAGAAACGCGCCGAGCGAGAAGCCCGACAGCGTCGCGAATTCGAGGAAGCTGCCGCAAAAGCCGCGCTTCTTGTCGGGCGCGTATTCGGCCATGAAAGTCGCCGCGCCGCCATATTCGCCACCCGTCGAAAAGCCCTGGATCATTCGCAGCACGACGAGGATCGTCGGCGCCCACCAGCCAATGCTTGCGTAAGTCGGCACGAGTCCGACCAGCAGCGTTGCGACCGACATCAGGATGATCGTCAAAGCGAGCACGTGCTTGCGGCC encodes the following:
- a CDS encoding MFS transporter produces the protein MHYAHSWTAQSAQPQAQARSLLRRAIAASALGNATEWFDYGIYAYGLSYISAALFPGSTSQATLFALATFAISFLVRPLGGLFWGPLGDRLGRKHVLALTIILMSVATLLVGLVPTYASIGWWAPTILVVLRMIQGFSTGGEYGGAATFMAEYAPDKKRGFCGSFLEFATLSGFSLGAFLMLGCSVALGNTAMHAWGWRLPFLIAAPLGLIGFYLRSKLEDTPVFRELEETMHKEQHSCVTLKALLSDYWRPLIQLGGLVVALNVVNYVLLAYMPTFMQKQLGMSDNMSLLVPLIGMLAMMVFLPFAGTFSDRVGRKNVWWFSLVGLFVAAIPMFLLMKLSVTGAFIGFAVLGLLYVPQLASISAMFPAMFPTQVRYAGMAIAYNLSTSIFGGTAPMANEWLVAHTGNALVPAYYMMAACVVGAIALVFVPETRGCSLRGQGIPGKQEVVG
- a CDS encoding YunG family protein, whose amino-acid sequence is MTQEAQTPAVSKTFATPIDLYRALARVWAGDTSSPTHAWLSTNPAQNHCSVTSLIVQDCFGGEILTTRTSGGTHFYNLIDGKRWDLTVSQFAEPIPFDDTRSSREAAFADTSREKYELLKSRLAESQLK
- a CDS encoding tetratricopeptide repeat protein; amino-acid sequence: MPYFFGIGLHVFIAIFFAIHAMRNNQGIYWLFILFAFPLLGSVVYFFAIYLPGLRHTRGARVATQAITQFVDPNRALREARAAFERAPTVQHRMRLGEALLAAGNPREALEHFQAAANGPFANDPALLLGLARSQFALGNYTAADTTLANLFSVNPHARNQGEPALLYARTLAALSAPGARAAFEHSLTCATDVAARCLFADWLAAQPEDADRRRAGALYAEIVQDAKHWPRHAREHNREWLQRAQAALAAGAART
- a CDS encoding arabinofuranosidase catalytic domain-containing protein, whose amino-acid sequence is MTRLLTKNYTGPLFQIQRASDNTTLDVYPYTNSTLKGGDRSLVGSANVQSAQSFCDNTTCSVTYIYDQIDLVAPLKNGAFGNVPATLTLNQDGTESLSVKNGSKTTTVPVLNGFATITLPGTSGTLTVQLLQPPTALTAQTPTQQLTIGNDLPALPGTPAKLGFVTTNGVQIAALGTLAGQAYRKRFGTVNQSIGDSEIAEYMVAGAHYSQSSTCCGTYGNMESSANPSTYAHGEIEGEMFALAFSNGNAAVFGYCDGDSIQPSNVKDPVCNALDTNWPGVDAEAGVYLYGPQQPAEEKFVTVLSKYSPVNALNLFAVKGGSASQSVLTALYDQAPPEALIFGNDAGHAFNGQWQGGLSLGEGGDGSAAPIQFFEGAIITKATSDTTDNAIQSSIASFYGPPADAAASACYANNLINSPRSLATPDAWFQSNGGTAVPATDISGVNLGAATVTSTNGSSVSNIHEVIRVQGGQSYTFTDYVLATTNATVFPGGSIQTDDPSGTEFGWVLNTNTGAIVRGTWGAGQATALSAVKAGNWWKVTMTLTAPAGSNNAQVFIDPPTSNSAGVRSQQAAYLSATHYCPSLAILSGTKS